Proteins from a single region of Nocardioides anomalus:
- a CDS encoding Nif3-like dinuclear metal center hexameric protein: protein MTSDLRHHPASEFLEHDGPALVDVAHWAAEWTWLPVVARRLVVALGDTVDTRVSEIRTDPWTHRVTGEER, encoded by the coding sequence GTGACCAGCGACCTGCGCCACCACCCGGCGAGCGAGTTCCTCGAGCACGACGGGCCGGCGCTGGTCGACGTGGCGCACTGGGCGGCGGAGTGGACCTGGCTGCCGGTGGTGGCGCGGCGGCTCGTGGTCGCGCTCGGGGATACGGTGGACACCCGGGTCAGCGAGATCCGCACCGACCCGTGGACCCACCGAGTCACAGGAGAAGAGCGCTGA
- a CDS encoding zinc ribbon domain-containing protein yields the protein MDPPSHRRRALKADPAAQLALLDLQELDSRADLLRHQREALPELAEIATLTAARTELDGRRRDAAIAVDDLTAEQAKVDADVEQVKTRRKRDQDRMDQGLISNPKDLERMQGELESLQRRIGSLEDDELEVMARLEDAQQDLDTLTAQVAEADERLGALTATADEKTAELGARLEETLAQREPAAAGIPGDLLALYERLRIAKNGVAVGALRRRECGGCRLTLDPSELAAIRAAAPDEVVRHDECQRILVRTDESGL from the coding sequence GTGGACCCACCGAGTCACAGGAGAAGAGCGCTGAAAGCCGACCCCGCCGCCCAGCTCGCGTTGCTGGACCTCCAGGAGCTCGACTCCCGCGCCGACCTCCTGCGCCACCAGCGCGAGGCGCTGCCCGAGCTCGCCGAGATCGCCACGCTGACCGCCGCGCGCACCGAGCTCGACGGCCGGCGGCGCGACGCGGCCATCGCCGTGGACGACCTCACCGCCGAGCAGGCCAAGGTCGACGCCGACGTCGAGCAGGTCAAGACCCGCCGCAAGCGCGACCAGGACCGGATGGACCAGGGCCTCATCAGCAACCCCAAGGACCTGGAGCGGATGCAGGGCGAGCTGGAGTCGCTCCAGCGCCGGATCGGCAGCCTGGAGGACGACGAGCTCGAGGTGATGGCCCGGCTCGAGGACGCCCAGCAGGACCTCGACACGCTCACCGCCCAGGTCGCCGAGGCCGACGAGCGGCTGGGCGCGCTGACCGCGACCGCCGACGAGAAGACCGCCGAGCTCGGCGCCCGGCTCGAGGAGACCCTGGCCCAGCGCGAGCCCGCCGCGGCGGGCATCCCCGGCGACCTGCTCGCGCTGTACGAGCGGCTGCGCATCGCCAAGAACGGCGTCGCGGTGGGCGCGCTGCGGCGCCGCGAGTGCGGCGGCTGCCGGCTCACCCTCGACCCCTCCGAGCTCGCCGCGATCCGTGCCGCCGCGCCCGACGAGGTCGTGCGCCACGACGAGTGCCAGCGGATCCTGGTCCGCACCGACGAATCCGGGCTGTGA
- a CDS encoding bifunctional RNase H/acid phosphatase, which translates to MSGSAPRSVVVEADGGSRGNPGPAAYGAVLKDATTGAVLAEEGTTIGVATNNVAEYSGLIAGLRLAAELAPEADIEVRMDSKLVVEQMSGRWKIKHPDMRPLATEATRLAPFGTTYTWVPREQNKHADRLANEALDGKRSGVTVAGEQPVAPAPAAPVVPARSSWGPPGPATTLVLIRHGVTAHTTDKRFSGGLASSNPGLSDEGRAQVRATADWLAPLASEVGAVVASPVRRAQESAEIVAARLERPLEVEPGLAEMEFGRWDGLTLAEVGERDRAGLDGWLGALDVAPPGGESFLDVQARVLAGLERVLERHAEQTVVVVSHVTPIKTLVARALDAPLESIWRMQLSPASVSVVSFFPEGRSSMRLYNARPSDAFSAAASAW; encoded by the coding sequence GTGAGCGGATCGGCCCCTCGGTCGGTCGTCGTCGAGGCCGACGGCGGCTCGCGCGGCAACCCCGGGCCGGCGGCGTACGGCGCGGTCCTGAAGGACGCCACCACCGGAGCCGTCCTGGCCGAGGAGGGCACGACCATCGGCGTGGCGACCAACAACGTGGCGGAGTACTCCGGGCTCATCGCCGGGCTCAGGCTGGCCGCGGAGCTGGCCCCGGAGGCCGACATCGAGGTCCGGATGGACTCCAAGCTCGTGGTCGAGCAGATGTCGGGCCGCTGGAAGATCAAGCACCCCGACATGCGGCCGCTGGCCACCGAGGCCACCCGGCTGGCGCCCTTCGGCACCACGTACACCTGGGTGCCGCGTGAGCAGAACAAGCACGCCGACCGGCTGGCCAACGAGGCCCTGGACGGCAAGCGGAGCGGCGTCACCGTGGCGGGGGAGCAGCCGGTCGCCCCGGCGCCCGCCGCGCCCGTCGTGCCCGCCCGGTCGAGCTGGGGTCCGCCCGGCCCGGCCACGACCCTGGTGCTCATCCGGCACGGCGTCACCGCGCACACCACCGACAAGCGCTTCTCCGGCGGCCTGGCCAGCAGCAACCCCGGGCTGAGCGACGAGGGCCGGGCGCAGGTCCGCGCGACCGCGGACTGGCTGGCGCCGCTGGCCTCCGAGGTCGGGGCCGTGGTCGCCTCACCGGTACGCCGCGCGCAGGAGTCCGCCGAGATCGTGGCGGCCCGGCTGGAGCGGCCGCTCGAGGTCGAGCCCGGCCTCGCCGAGATGGAGTTCGGCCGGTGGGACGGGCTCACCCTGGCCGAGGTCGGCGAGCGCGACCGGGCCGGCCTGGACGGCTGGCTCGGCGCGCTCGACGTGGCGCCGCCCGGTGGGGAGTCCTTCCTGGACGTGCAGGCCCGGGTGCTGGCCGGACTGGAGCGGGTCCTGGAGCGGCACGCCGAGCAGACCGTGGTCGTGGTCAGCCACGTCACGCCCATCAAGACCCTGGTGGCCAGGGCCCTGGACGCGCCGCTGGAGTCGATCTGGCGCATGCAGCTGAGCCCCGCGTCCGTCAGCGTCGTGTCGTTCTTCCCGGAGGGCCGCTCGAGCATGCGGCTCTACAACGCGCGGCCGAGCGACGCCTTCTCGGCCGCGGCGTCGGCCTGGTGA
- a CDS encoding DNA polymerase domain-containing protein, giving the protein MSADELAGVALSHLDQLVFDDAGVTKGDLVRYLDAVHERMLPGLRDRALSVVRARLGQAAFMQKNLPQHAPDWIRTTTVYARASQREVRYPVCDDRRTLVWLANQRAVEYHPALMRVDDPHQSDLVLDLDPPDDVALEEGFRLAVAAALLVRRALTGAGLTGAVKTSGAKGVHVVVPLVEHDVPDVAAATRALAARAAALDPAVATTAFVRDERDGKVFVDSTRAGGATVVAAYSPRARPGLPVSFPVGWDRLEEVRPGDYTVRTAADRLDEAVWEPGEPQLLPADLIAEGHEIPLARVVAMHEGKRRKRELSEG; this is encoded by the coding sequence GTGAGCGCTGACGAGCTGGCCGGCGTCGCCCTGTCCCACCTGGACCAGCTGGTCTTCGACGACGCGGGCGTGACCAAGGGCGACCTGGTGCGCTACCTCGACGCGGTGCACGAGCGGATGCTGCCCGGTCTGCGCGACCGGGCCCTGTCGGTGGTGCGGGCCCGGCTGGGCCAGGCGGCCTTCATGCAGAAGAACCTCCCCCAGCACGCCCCCGACTGGATCCGGACCACGACCGTCTACGCCCGCGCCTCCCAGCGCGAGGTCCGCTACCCCGTCTGCGACGACCGGCGCACGCTGGTGTGGCTGGCCAACCAGCGGGCGGTGGAGTACCACCCCGCGCTCATGCGGGTCGACGACCCTCACCAGAGCGACCTCGTCCTCGACCTGGACCCGCCGGACGACGTGGCGCTCGAGGAGGGGTTCCGGCTCGCGGTGGCCGCGGCGCTGCTGGTCCGGCGGGCGCTGACCGGCGCCGGGCTGACCGGGGCGGTCAAGACGAGCGGCGCCAAGGGCGTGCACGTGGTCGTGCCGCTGGTCGAGCACGACGTCCCGGACGTGGCTGCCGCCACGAGGGCCCTGGCCGCGCGGGCGGCCGCGCTCGACCCCGCGGTGGCCACCACGGCGTTCGTGCGCGACGAGCGGGACGGGAAGGTCTTCGTCGACTCCACCCGAGCCGGCGGCGCGACGGTCGTGGCGGCGTACAGCCCCCGGGCCCGGCCGGGCCTGCCCGTGTCCTTCCCGGTCGGGTGGGACCGGCTGGAGGAGGTGCGGCCGGGCGACTACACGGTGCGGACCGCGGCGGACCGGCTGGACGAGGCGGTGTGGGAGCCGGGCGAGCCGCAGCTGCTGCCGGCCGACCTGATCGCCGAGGGCCACGAGATCCCCCTCGCCCGGGTGGTGGCGATGCACGAGGGCAAGCGGCGCAAGCGCGAGCTCAGCGAGGGTTGA
- the yaaA gene encoding peroxide stress protein YaaA: MLILLPPSEGKSSPRRGKPLDLTALSAPELTGARERVLDALVDLCATDPEAAARTLAVPKTQLELVARNARLREAPTARADAVYTGVLYDALGLPGLGAAARRRATARVRVTSSLFGLVAPGDRIPAYRLSGDAALPGLGAVAGVWRAELGPVLTDLVGDGLLVDLRSGTYAAFWKPTLPRVATVRVLHETAPGKRQVVSHFNKATKGRLVRALLEDGANPRTPARLAEALRDLGWTVEVDGGALDVVVSEV, from the coding sequence GTGTTGATCCTGCTGCCGCCGAGCGAGGGCAAGAGCTCCCCGCGCCGCGGCAAGCCCCTCGACCTCACGGCCCTCTCGGCACCGGAGCTGACCGGCGCGCGCGAGCGGGTGCTCGACGCGCTGGTCGACCTGTGCGCGACGGACCCCGAGGCGGCGGCCCGCACCCTGGCCGTACCCAAGACCCAGCTCGAGCTCGTCGCGCGCAACGCTCGACTGCGCGAGGCGCCCACCGCGCGGGCCGACGCGGTCTACACCGGCGTGCTGTACGACGCCCTCGGGCTGCCCGGCCTGGGCGCGGCGGCGCGGCGGCGGGCCACGGCCCGGGTGCGGGTGACGTCGAGCCTGTTCGGGCTGGTGGCACCGGGCGACCGGATCCCGGCGTACCGCCTCTCCGGCGACGCCGCGCTGCCCGGCCTCGGCGCGGTGGCCGGCGTGTGGCGGGCCGAGCTCGGGCCGGTGCTCACCGACCTGGTCGGTGACGGGCTGCTGGTGGACCTGCGCAGCGGTACCTACGCGGCGTTCTGGAAGCCCACGCTCCCCCGGGTCGCCACGGTCCGGGTGCTGCACGAGACCGCGCCCGGGAAGCGACAGGTGGTCAGCCACTTCAACAAGGCCACCAAGGGCCGCCTCGTCCGGGCTCTGCTCGAGGACGGAGCGAACCCGCGCACGCCGGCGCGGCTGGCCGAGGCGCTGCGCGACCTCGGCTGGACCGTGGAGGTGGACGGCGGCGCGCTCGATGTGGTCGTCTCCGAGGTGTGA
- a CDS encoding RNB domain-containing ribonuclease, translating to MSSSRVVRVRTADSDVERLLREGIAEIQAELHVTPDFPPEVEQAAAAAVADPRLPELDRTDLELVTVDPEGSMDLDQALHLERTGDGGYVLHYAIADLAAFITPGDPVDVEAHRRGQTLYGADSRVPLHPTVISEGGGSLLPDQVRPALLWTITLDADGARTDVQVERARVRSRARLDYPGVQQQIDDGSASESLALLKVVGELRLQRERARGGVSLPLPEQEVDTSGPEWTLTYRELLPVEEWNAQMSLLTGFAAASLMMYARIGFLRTLPPPDPRDVQRLHRTAHALGIEWPAELLYPDFIRGLDPAKPQHAAMISACTRLLRGSGYVAFDGEVPADPLHHALNAEYAHVTAPLRRLGDRYASEICVALCAGDDVPGWVHAALPELAKQMQTSSQLASRYESAVLNLVEAGLLQGRVGESFDAVVVDVNEKDPIRGTVTVAEPAVEAPVVSASDIPLGTDVRVRLTTADVATRKVEFTLER from the coding sequence ATGTCGAGCAGCCGCGTGGTCCGGGTCCGGACGGCCGACAGCGACGTCGAGCGGCTGCTCCGCGAGGGCATCGCGGAGATCCAGGCCGAGCTGCACGTGACGCCGGACTTCCCGCCCGAGGTCGAGCAGGCCGCGGCGGCGGCGGTGGCCGACCCGCGGCTGCCGGAGCTGGACCGCACCGACCTCGAGCTGGTCACCGTCGACCCGGAGGGCTCGATGGACCTCGACCAGGCGCTGCACCTGGAACGGACCGGCGACGGCGGCTACGTCCTGCACTACGCGATCGCCGACCTCGCGGCGTTCATCACCCCGGGCGACCCGGTCGACGTCGAGGCGCACCGCCGGGGCCAGACGCTGTACGGCGCGGACAGCCGGGTCCCTCTGCACCCGACGGTGATCTCCGAGGGGGGCGGCTCGCTGCTGCCCGACCAGGTCCGCCCGGCGCTGCTGTGGACCATCACCCTGGACGCCGACGGCGCGCGCACCGACGTGCAGGTCGAGCGGGCCCGGGTGCGCAGCCGGGCGCGGCTGGACTACCCGGGCGTGCAGCAGCAGATCGACGACGGCAGCGCGTCGGAGTCGCTGGCCCTGCTCAAGGTGGTCGGCGAGCTGCGCCTGCAGCGCGAGCGCGCCCGCGGCGGCGTCTCGCTGCCGCTGCCCGAACAGGAGGTCGACACCTCCGGGCCGGAGTGGACGCTGACCTACCGCGAGCTGCTCCCCGTCGAGGAGTGGAACGCCCAGATGTCGCTGCTCACCGGCTTCGCGGCGGCCTCGCTGATGATGTACGCGCGGATCGGCTTCCTGCGCACCCTGCCGCCGCCGGACCCGCGCGACGTGCAGCGGCTGCACCGGACCGCCCACGCCCTCGGCATCGAGTGGCCGGCCGAGCTGCTCTACCCCGACTTCATCCGTGGCCTGGACCCGGCCAAGCCGCAGCACGCTGCGATGATCTCGGCCTGCACTCGGCTGCTGCGCGGGAGCGGGTACGTCGCCTTCGACGGCGAGGTGCCGGCCGACCCGCTGCACCACGCGCTCAACGCGGAGTACGCCCACGTCACCGCGCCGCTGCGCCGCCTCGGCGACCGCTACGCCTCGGAGATCTGCGTCGCCCTGTGCGCGGGCGACGACGTGCCGGGCTGGGTCCACGCCGCCCTGCCGGAGCTGGCCAAGCAGATGCAGACCTCGTCGCAGCTGGCCAGCCGCTACGAGAGCGCCGTGCTCAACCTGGTCGAGGCCGGGCTGCTCCAGGGCCGGGTCGGCGAGAGCTTCGACGCCGTGGTCGTCGACGTCAACGAGAAGGACCCGATCCGCGGCACGGTCACGGTCGCCGAGCCCGCCGTCGAGGCGCCGGTCGTGTCCGCCTCCGACATCCCGCTCGGCACCGACGTGCGCGTGCGGCTCACCACCGCCGACGTGGCGACCCGCAAGGTCGAGTTCACGCTGGAGAGGTAG
- a CDS encoding NUDIX domain-containing protein, protein MSWTTCRLGHRHWGPRGAAGLLVADAGRALLQLRAGWAHQGGTWSVPGGARERGESGVETALREAGEEMAIRPAEVDVRASYVADCGGGWTYETVLGVPATAPLHVEHLSESVRHVWAEADEVDDLPLHPAFRAAWDAPDGELRAFVGATSPA, encoded by the coding sequence ATGAGCTGGACGACGTGCAGGCTGGGCCACCGCCACTGGGGGCCGCGCGGGGCCGCCGGGCTGCTCGTGGCCGACGCCGGGCGGGCGCTGCTCCAGCTCCGGGCGGGCTGGGCGCACCAGGGCGGCACCTGGTCGGTCCCGGGCGGTGCCCGCGAGCGCGGCGAGTCCGGCGTGGAGACGGCGCTGCGCGAGGCCGGCGAGGAGATGGCCATCCGACCCGCCGAGGTCGACGTGCGCGCGTCCTACGTCGCGGACTGCGGTGGCGGGTGGACCTACGAGACCGTGCTGGGCGTGCCGGCGACCGCGCCGCTGCACGTCGAGCACCTCTCGGAGTCGGTGCGCCACGTCTGGGCGGAGGCCGACGAGGTCGACGACCTGCCGCTGCACCCGGCCTTCCGCGCCGCGTGGGACGCGCCGGACGGCGAGCTGCGGGCGTTCGTCGGGGCTACCTCTCCAGCGTGA
- a CDS encoding FAD-binding dehydrogenase, with protein MDADIIVVGAGLAGLVAAAEAADAGRSVVLVDQEGEQSLGGQAFWSLGGLFLVDSPEQRRMGVKDSRELAWQDWMGSAQFDREEDRWPRAWAEAYVDFAAGEKRAWLRSMGHRVFPVVGWAERGDGRADGHGNSVPRFHLTWGTGPGVVEPFERRVREHVAAGRIRLRFRHRVDGLVVAGGTVVGVEGHTLAPDAAVRGAATNRDETGFFSLTAQAVIVTSGGIGGDHDLVRKAWPERLGTPPRTMVAGVPAHVDGRMLQITEAAGARLINPDRMWHYVEGLRNWDPIWANHGIRILPGPSSLWLDAAGRRLPAPYFPGFDTLGTLKHLRQSGYDYSWFVLTQKIIEKEFALSGSEQNPDMTGKNLKLLLSRVKKGAPGPIEAFKQHGEDFVVAATLGELVRGMNEVADDDVPALTEAALREVVEARDREVDNAYSKDAQITAMQGARRYLGDKLIRVASPHRLLDPKAGPLIAVRLNILSRKTLGGLESDLEGRCLTSSGEPLPGLYAAGEVNGFGGGGMMGYNALEGTFLGGCLFSGRVAGRAAARAVG; from the coding sequence GTGGACGCGGACATCATCGTGGTCGGGGCGGGGCTCGCGGGGCTGGTGGCGGCGGCCGAGGCCGCCGACGCGGGCCGGTCGGTGGTGCTGGTCGACCAGGAGGGCGAGCAGTCGCTGGGCGGTCAGGCCTTCTGGTCCCTGGGCGGGCTGTTCCTCGTGGACAGCCCCGAGCAGCGGCGGATGGGCGTCAAGGACTCGCGCGAGCTGGCCTGGCAGGACTGGATGGGCAGCGCGCAGTTCGACCGCGAGGAGGACCGCTGGCCGCGCGCCTGGGCCGAGGCGTACGTCGACTTCGCGGCCGGCGAGAAGCGCGCCTGGCTGCGCTCGATGGGCCACCGCGTGTTCCCGGTCGTCGGGTGGGCCGAGCGCGGCGACGGCCGCGCCGACGGTCACGGGAACTCGGTGCCGCGCTTCCACCTCACGTGGGGCACCGGCCCCGGCGTGGTCGAGCCGTTCGAGCGGCGGGTGCGCGAGCACGTGGCCGCCGGGCGGATCCGGCTGCGGTTCCGGCACCGCGTCGACGGCCTGGTGGTCGCCGGCGGCACGGTCGTCGGCGTCGAGGGCCACACGCTCGCGCCGGACGCCGCCGTGCGCGGCGCCGCGACCAACCGCGACGAGACCGGCTTCTTCTCGCTCACCGCCCAGGCGGTCATCGTGACGAGCGGCGGCATCGGCGGCGACCACGACCTCGTCCGCAAGGCCTGGCCCGAGCGGCTCGGGACGCCGCCCAGGACGATGGTGGCCGGGGTGCCGGCCCACGTCGACGGCCGGATGCTGCAGATCACCGAGGCCGCCGGCGCCCGGCTGATCAACCCCGACCGGATGTGGCACTACGTCGAGGGCCTGCGCAACTGGGACCCGATCTGGGCCAACCACGGCATCCGGATCCTGCCCGGGCCGTCCAGCCTGTGGCTCGACGCGGCCGGCCGGCGGCTGCCGGCGCCGTACTTCCCGGGCTTCGACACCCTCGGCACGCTCAAGCACCTGCGGCAGAGCGGCTACGACTACTCGTGGTTCGTGCTGACCCAGAAGATCATCGAGAAGGAGTTCGCGCTCTCGGGCTCCGAGCAGAACCCCGACATGACCGGCAAGAACCTCAAGCTGCTGCTGTCGCGGGTCAAGAAGGGCGCGCCGGGCCCCATCGAGGCGTTCAAGCAGCACGGCGAGGACTTCGTGGTCGCCGCCACCCTCGGTGAGCTGGTCCGGGGGATGAACGAGGTCGCCGACGACGACGTCCCGGCGCTCACCGAGGCCGCGCTGCGCGAGGTGGTCGAGGCGCGCGACCGCGAGGTCGACAACGCCTACTCCAAGGACGCCCAGATCACCGCCATGCAGGGCGCCCGGCGCTACCTCGGCGACAAGCTCATCCGGGTCGCCTCCCCGCACCGGCTGCTCGACCCGAAGGCCGGGCCGCTCATCGCCGTGCGCCTCAACATCTTGTCCCGCAAGACCCTCGGCGGCCTGGAGTCCGACCTCGAGGGCCGGTGCCTGACGTCGTCGGGCGAGCCGCTGCCCGGGCTGTACGCCGCGGGTGAGGTCAACGGCTTCGGTGGCGGCGGGATGATGGGCTACAACGCGCTGGAGGGGACGTTCCTCGGCGGCTGCCTGTTCTCCGGCCGGGTGGCCGGGCGGGCGGCGGCGCGCGCGGTGGGCTGA
- a CDS encoding 2Fe-2S iron-sulfur cluster-binding protein, with translation MPDPRVQLTVDGVTHDVEVDPRTTLLDLLRERLDVTAPKKGCDHGQCGSCTVLLDGRRHLTCLALAVSYDGAEVVTAAGLDEGDELHPVQQAFLEHDGYQCGYCTPGQVCSAVGVLRELADGHPSHVTADLQQETEASDDELRERMSGNLCRCGAYVGILAAVRQAAGAQR, from the coding sequence GTGCCCGACCCACGTGTGCAGCTGACCGTCGACGGCGTCACCCACGACGTCGAGGTCGACCCGCGCACCACGCTGCTGGACCTGCTGCGCGAGCGGCTGGACGTGACCGCGCCGAAGAAGGGCTGCGACCACGGCCAGTGCGGCTCGTGCACGGTGCTGCTCGACGGGCGCCGGCACCTGACCTGCCTGGCCCTCGCGGTGTCCTACGACGGAGCCGAGGTGGTCACCGCCGCCGGGCTCGACGAGGGCGACGAGCTGCACCCCGTGCAGCAGGCCTTCCTGGAGCACGACGGCTACCAGTGCGGCTACTGCACCCCGGGCCAGGTGTGCTCTGCCGTGGGAGTGCTGAGAGAGCTGGCCGACGGGCACCCGAGCCACGTCACCGCCGACCTCCAGCAGGAGACCGAGGCCAGCGACGACGAGCTGCGCGAGCGCATGAGCGGCAACCTGTGCCGCTGCGGCGCCTACGTCGGGATCCTGGCCGCGGTCCGCCAGGCGGCGGGAGCGCAGCGGTGA
- a CDS encoding FAD binding domain-containing protein, with protein MRPFEYQRADDPAHAVALLDGDPDAAYLAGGTNLVDHLKLGVATPGRLVDVRHLGLDEVEETDDGLRVGANVRNSTLAAHPLVRERWPAVARALLAGASGQLRHQATTGGNLLQRTRCVYFQDVTTPCHKREPGSGCSAIGGYERYDAVLGASESCVAVHPSDLAVALACVDAQVVVLGRDGERRVPATELHRLPGDHPERDTVLEHGELITAVELPATQAARRSTYVKVRDRASYAFALVSVAAAVELDGDTVRDVRLAWGGVAHKPWRAGRAEAALTARRLSDDGISAAVDLELVAARTTEQTAYKLPMVRGATLTALHRLQEGLQ; from the coding sequence GTGAGGCCCTTCGAGTACCAGCGGGCCGACGACCCGGCCCACGCGGTCGCCCTGCTCGACGGGGACCCGGACGCGGCGTACCTCGCCGGCGGGACCAACCTGGTCGACCACCTCAAGCTCGGCGTGGCCACGCCCGGGCGGTTGGTCGACGTGCGCCACCTCGGGCTCGACGAGGTCGAGGAGACCGACGACGGCCTGCGCGTCGGCGCGAACGTGCGCAACAGCACCCTGGCCGCGCACCCGCTGGTCCGTGAGCGCTGGCCCGCGGTGGCCCGGGCGCTGCTGGCCGGCGCGTCCGGTCAGCTGCGCCACCAGGCCACCACCGGCGGCAACCTGCTGCAGCGCACGCGGTGCGTGTACTTCCAGGACGTCACGACCCCCTGCCACAAGCGCGAGCCGGGCAGCGGCTGCTCGGCCATCGGCGGCTACGAGCGCTACGACGCGGTGCTGGGGGCCAGCGAGTCGTGCGTGGCCGTGCACCCCTCCGACCTGGCCGTCGCGCTGGCCTGCGTGGACGCCCAGGTGGTCGTGCTCGGCCGCGACGGCGAGCGCCGGGTGCCGGCCACCGAGCTGCACCGGCTGCCCGGGGACCACCCCGAGCGCGACACCGTGCTCGAGCACGGCGAGCTGATCACCGCCGTCGAGCTGCCGGCCACGCAGGCCGCGCGGCGCTCGACCTACGTCAAGGTGCGCGACCGCGCGTCGTACGCCTTCGCGCTGGTCTCGGTGGCCGCCGCGGTCGAGCTGGACGGCGACACCGTGCGGGACGTGCGCCTGGCCTGGGGCGGCGTGGCCCACAAGCCGTGGCGGGCGGGCCGGGCCGAGGCCGCGCTCACCGCGCGCCGGCTCAGCGACGACGGGATCTCGGCCGCGGTCGACCTCGAGCTCGTCGCCGCCCGGACCACCGAGCAGACGGCCTACAAGCTGCCGATGGTGCGCGGCGCCACGCTGACCGCGCTGCACCGGCTCCAGGAGGGACTCCAGTGA